A genome region from Streptomyces xanthophaeus includes the following:
- a CDS encoding ribonuclease D — MTDAQDPAADLRTTTGGGPSDDVVVPPGGLPTPLLEPREGIPPVVADADALAEVVAAFAAGTGPVAVDAERASGYRYGQRAYLVQLRREGAGSALIDPVGCPDLSALGDALSGTEWILHAATQDLPCLREIGMVPTSLFDTELAGRLAGFPRVGLGAMVESVLGYALEKGHSAVDWSTRPLPEPWLRYAALDVELLVDLRDALEKELDRQGKLEWAHQEFDAIASAPPAPPRKDPWRRTSGMHKVRRRRQMAVVRELWESRDRIAQRRDVSPGKVLGDAAIVEAALALPANVHTLSALPGYGQRMGRRQLDQWMAAVDRAKALPENELPQPGATPAGPPPPRSWVDKDPAAAARLSAARTAVSALAEALNLPQENLITPDTVRRLCWEPPQRLHADAVAEALAGYGARPWQIELVTPVLVTALAATA; from the coding sequence GTGACCGACGCCCAAGATCCCGCAGCAGACCTGCGCACCACCACCGGGGGCGGCCCCTCGGACGACGTCGTTGTTCCGCCCGGTGGGCTGCCGACTCCCTTGCTGGAGCCCCGCGAGGGGATTCCTCCGGTGGTCGCCGACGCGGACGCCCTCGCCGAAGTGGTCGCGGCCTTCGCCGCGGGCACCGGCCCCGTGGCCGTCGACGCCGAACGGGCCTCCGGATACCGCTACGGCCAGCGCGCCTACCTGGTGCAGCTGCGCCGTGAGGGTGCCGGGTCCGCGCTGATCGACCCGGTGGGCTGCCCCGACCTGTCCGCACTGGGCGACGCCCTGTCCGGCACCGAATGGATCCTGCACGCCGCGACCCAGGACCTGCCGTGCCTGCGCGAAATAGGCATGGTGCCCACCTCCCTGTTCGACACCGAGCTCGCCGGCCGCCTCGCCGGCTTCCCCCGGGTCGGACTCGGCGCGATGGTCGAGAGCGTGCTCGGCTACGCGCTGGAGAAGGGCCACTCCGCCGTCGACTGGTCCACCCGCCCGCTCCCCGAGCCGTGGCTGCGCTACGCCGCCCTGGACGTGGAGCTGCTGGTGGACCTGCGGGACGCGCTGGAGAAGGAACTGGACCGGCAGGGCAAGCTCGAATGGGCCCACCAGGAATTCGACGCCATCGCCTCCGCCCCGCCCGCCCCGCCGCGCAAGGACCCCTGGCGCCGTACGTCCGGCATGCACAAGGTGCGCCGGCGCCGGCAGATGGCGGTCGTACGGGAGCTGTGGGAGTCCCGGGACCGGATCGCGCAGCGGCGTGACGTGTCTCCGGGCAAGGTGCTGGGCGACGCCGCGATCGTCGAGGCCGCCCTCGCCCTGCCGGCCAACGTGCACACCCTGTCCGCCCTGCCCGGCTACGGGCAGCGGATGGGCCGGCGCCAGCTGGACCAGTGGATGGCCGCCGTGGACCGGGCGAAGGCGCTGCCCGAGAACGAGCTGCCGCAGCCCGGGGCCACCCCGGCCGGTCCCCCGCCGCCGCGCTCCTGGGTGGACAAGGACCCGGCGGCAGCGGCCCGGCTCTCGGCTGCCCGTACCGCCGTCTCGGCGCTGGCGGAGGCGCTGAACCTGCCCCAGGAGAACCTGATCACCCCGGACACGGTCCGCCGTCTGTGCTGGGAGCCGCCGCAGCGGCTGCACGCGGACGCGGTGGCGGAGGCCCTCGCGGGCTACGGTGCCCGGCCCTGGCAGATCGAACTGGTGACCCCTGTGCTGGTCACGGCCCTGGCCGCGACCGCCTGA
- a CDS encoding helix-turn-helix transcriptional regulator, protein MSVLLEQPASLVAYRPNKPTAMVVVADPRVRSTVTRHLWALGVRDVIEASSIAEARPRVGSPRDICVADVHLPDGSGLTLLSETRAAGWPNGLALSAADDIGAVRNALAGGVKGYVVTGTRTNIGLPTRPGAAPIGAAAARMHRRPPGAPSHPGGYRELSGREVEVLRLVAEGQSNKAIGVSMGLSALTVKSHLARIARKLGTGDRAGMVAVALRTGIIH, encoded by the coding sequence GTGTCCGTTCTTCTCGAGCAGCCCGCAAGCCTGGTCGCCTACCGCCCGAACAAGCCGACGGCCATGGTCGTCGTGGCCGACCCGCGCGTCCGCTCCACCGTGACCCGCCATCTGTGGGCCCTCGGAGTACGTGACGTGATCGAGGCGTCGTCCATCGCGGAGGCCCGCCCCCGCGTCGGCAGCCCGCGCGACATCTGCGTGGCCGACGTACACCTGCCCGACGGTTCCGGTCTCACCCTGCTCTCCGAGACCCGGGCCGCCGGCTGGCCCAACGGCCTGGCCCTGTCCGCCGCCGACGACATCGGCGCCGTGCGCAACGCCCTCGCGGGCGGCGTCAAGGGCTACGTCGTCACCGGTACGCGGACCAACATCGGGCTCCCCACCCGGCCCGGCGCCGCTCCCATCGGCGCTGCCGCCGCCCGTATGCACCGCCGCCCCCCGGGTGCCCCGAGCCACCCGGGCGGCTACCGGGAGCTCTCCGGCCGCGAGGTCGAGGTCCTGCGCCTCGTCGCGGAGGGCCAGTCCAACAAGGCCATCGGCGTCTCGATGGGCCTGTCCGCCCTGACCGTCAAGTCCCACCTCGCCCGGATCGCCCGCAAGCTGGGCACCGGTGACCGCGCCGGAATGGTCGCCGTGGCGCTGCGCACCGGGATCATCCACTGA
- a CDS encoding alpha/beta hydrolase, translated as MRTGLAGCAAALAALSLLPCVPAHAARPASPGPLGGTAAEAAGAALAARRAAALATAGGSGGLDFRRCPDAEELPGPVRCATLRVPLDYARPDGPQISLTVSRVAATGAGGAARQGALVHNPGGPGASGMYFPLLADVPGWERIAAAYDLVGYAPRGVGRSAPLSCQDPAARPGGPTQEPADPAAPSPAYKRQRLAAAQAYARGCARRAGAALPYYTTLDNARDLDVLRAALGERKLNFMGASYGTYLGAVYATLHPGRVRRMVLDSAVDPDPRRVWYRNNLDQSRGFERRWYDFRAWAARHHGTYGLGATPAAVQASYARVRDAVARTPAGGVVGTGELRAAYLQAVYYDDVWPDRAAALAAFLRGDPARLTAQAAPDPEAAAEAENATAVYTAVLCNDASWPADWETWDRDTTELARRAPFEAWANAFLNLPCASWPVRERQRPVAVGAQPERLPGTLVVAAERDGATPYAGALELQRRLGAGASLVTEKGAGSHGVVGGRNGCVDRHVERYLLTGATPGWRVTCAPHPEPAPVSLDDRAASAHRALLPPVV; from the coding sequence ATGCGGACGGGACTCGCAGGCTGCGCGGCCGCGCTTGCAGCGCTCTCCCTCCTCCCCTGCGTCCCGGCCCACGCCGCACGGCCGGCCTCGCCCGGCCCGCTCGGCGGGACGGCCGCCGAGGCCGCCGGCGCCGCCCTCGCCGCCCGCCGCGCGGCGGCCCTGGCCACGGCCGGAGGCAGCGGCGGACTCGACTTCCGCCGCTGCCCCGACGCCGAGGAACTCCCCGGCCCGGTCCGGTGCGCCACCCTGCGCGTCCCGCTCGACTACGCCCGGCCCGACGGCCCGCAGATCTCCCTCACCGTCAGCCGGGTCGCCGCCACCGGGGCCGGCGGCGCCGCCCGCCAGGGCGCGCTCGTCCACAACCCCGGCGGCCCCGGAGCCTCCGGCATGTACTTCCCGCTCCTCGCCGACGTCCCCGGCTGGGAGCGGATCGCCGCCGCCTACGACCTGGTCGGCTACGCCCCGCGCGGCGTCGGCCGTTCCGCCCCGCTGTCCTGCCAGGACCCCGCCGCCCGGCCCGGGGGCCCCACCCAGGAACCTGCCGACCCGGCCGCCCCCTCCCCGGCGTACAAGCGGCAGCGCCTCGCGGCCGCCCAGGCCTACGCCCGCGGCTGCGCGCGGCGGGCCGGCGCGGCCCTGCCGTACTACACGACCCTCGACAACGCCCGCGATCTGGACGTCCTGCGGGCCGCGCTCGGCGAGCGGAAGCTGAACTTCATGGGCGCCTCGTACGGCACCTACCTCGGCGCCGTGTACGCCACCCTGCACCCGGGCCGCGTCCGCCGGATGGTCCTGGACTCGGCGGTCGACCCCGACCCGCGCCGCGTCTGGTACCGCAACAACCTCGACCAGTCACGCGGCTTCGAGCGCCGCTGGTACGACTTCCGCGCCTGGGCGGCCCGGCACCACGGCACGTACGGACTCGGCGCCACCCCGGCGGCCGTGCAGGCGAGCTACGCGCGCGTCCGGGACGCGGTGGCCCGTACTCCGGCGGGCGGGGTCGTCGGCACCGGCGAACTCCGGGCCGCCTACCTCCAGGCCGTGTACTACGACGACGTGTGGCCGGACCGGGCGGCGGCCCTCGCGGCCTTCCTGCGCGGCGATCCGGCGCGGCTGACCGCCCAGGCCGCACCCGACCCGGAAGCGGCGGCCGAGGCGGAGAACGCGACGGCGGTGTACACGGCGGTGCTGTGCAACGACGCCTCCTGGCCCGCCGACTGGGAGACCTGGGACCGCGACACCACCGAACTGGCGCGCAGGGCCCCCTTCGAGGCCTGGGCCAACGCCTTCCTGAACCTGCCGTGCGCCTCCTGGCCGGTGCGCGAGCGGCAGCGGCCGGTGGCGGTCGGGGCCCAGCCGGAGCGGCTGCCCGGGACCCTGGTGGTCGCGGCGGAGCGGGACGGGGCGACCCCGTACGCGGGTGCGCTGGAACTCCAGCGGCGGCTCGGCGCCGGGGCTTCGCTGGTGACGGAGAAGGGGGCCGGCTCCCACGGAGTGGTCGGCGGACGCAACGGCTGCGTGGACCGTCACGTGGAGCGGTATCTGCTGACGGGCGCCACCCCGGGGTGGCGTGTCACGTGTGCGCCGCATCCGGAGCCCGCACCGGTGTCGCTGGACGACCGGGCAGCGAGCGCCCACAGGGCACTGCTGCCGCCAGTCGTCTGA
- the hemQ gene encoding hydrogen peroxide-dependent heme synthase produces MTAPEKIPNAGKKAKDLNEVIRYTLWSVFKLKDVLPEDRTGYADEVQELFDQLGAKDITVRGTYDVSGLRADADVMIWWHAETADELQTAYNLFRRTKLGRALEPVWSNMALHRPAEFNKSHIPAFLADEVAREYVSVYPFVRSYDWYLLPDEDRRRMLADHGKMARGYPDVRANTVASFSLGDYEWLLAFEADELYRIVDLMRHLRASEARMHVREEVPFYTGRRKSVADLVAGLA; encoded by the coding sequence ATGACTGCACCAGAGAAGATTCCCAACGCGGGGAAGAAGGCGAAGGACCTCAACGAGGTCATCCGCTACACCCTGTGGTCCGTCTTCAAGCTGAAGGACGTTCTTCCCGAGGACCGCACCGGCTACGCCGACGAGGTCCAGGAGCTCTTCGACCAGCTGGGCGCCAAGGACATCACGGTCCGCGGCACCTACGACGTCTCCGGCCTGCGCGCCGACGCCGACGTCATGATCTGGTGGCATGCCGAGACGGCGGACGAGCTGCAGACCGCCTACAACCTGTTCCGCCGTACCAAGCTGGGCCGTGCCCTGGAGCCGGTGTGGTCGAACATGGCCCTGCACCGCCCGGCCGAGTTCAACAAGTCGCACATCCCGGCCTTCCTGGCCGACGAGGTCGCGCGCGAGTACGTCAGCGTGTACCCCTTCGTGCGCAGTTACGACTGGTACCTGCTGCCCGACGAGGACCGCCGCCGCATGCTCGCCGACCACGGCAAGATGGCCCGCGGCTACCCGGACGTGCGCGCCAACACCGTCGCCTCCTTCTCGCTGGGCGACTACGAGTGGCTGCTGGCCTTCGAGGCGGACGAGCTGTACCGCATCGTCGACCTCATGCGTCACCTGCGCGCCTCCGAGGCCCGTATGCACGTCCGTGAAGAGGTGCCCTTCTACACCGGGCGCCGCAAGTCCGTCGCCGATCTGGTGGCCGGGCTCGCCTGA
- a CDS encoding DUF3000 domain-containing protein: protein MAAAQGRFSDGAEGTDSAKESSVPLPFRRAVDGLKKARLRPGIEIDPTKPPQRLAPHAYALEAAVVDGEDDLADGRLILLHDPSGHDAWQGTFRLVTLVRAELEPEMAADPLLPEVCWSWLTGALEARGLAYGEASGTVTMAGSHYFGGLAERRPATQIEIRASWTPREGVGGVPDTSAHLSAWCELLCQIAGLPPVGPTDTATGVVSLPQRRGPHHP from the coding sequence ATGGCTGCGGCTCAGGGACGATTTTCAGATGGCGCCGAGGGTACGGACAGCGCGAAGGAGAGCTCCGTCCCGCTCCCGTTCCGGCGGGCGGTCGACGGCTTGAAGAAGGCCCGGCTGCGTCCGGGGATCGAGATCGACCCCACGAAACCGCCCCAGAGACTGGCGCCGCACGCCTACGCGCTGGAGGCCGCGGTGGTGGATGGCGAGGACGACCTGGCCGACGGCCGGCTGATCCTGCTCCACGATCCGTCCGGGCACGACGCCTGGCAGGGGACCTTCCGCCTGGTGACGCTGGTGCGCGCGGAGCTGGAGCCGGAGATGGCGGCGGATCCGCTGCTGCCCGAGGTGTGCTGGTCCTGGCTGACGGGGGCGCTGGAGGCGCGCGGGCTGGCGTACGGGGAGGCGAGCGGCACCGTGACCATGGCGGGCTCGCACTACTTCGGCGGGCTCGCGGAGCGGCGCCCGGCCACGCAGATCGAGATCAGAGCCTCGTGGACGCCGCGCGAGGGCGTGGGCGGGGTGCCGGACACCTCGGCGCACCTGTCGGCGTGGTGCGAACTGCTGTGCCAGATCGCGGGGCTGCCGCCGGTGGGTCCGACGGACACGGCGACGGGTGTGGTCTCCCTGCCACAGCGCCGCGGTCCGCACCACCCGTAG
- the hemE gene encoding uroporphyrinogen decarboxylase, giving the protein MSANTRPTGQPSQTYDSAFLKACRREPVPHTPVWFMRQAGRSLPEYRKLREGTQMLESCMRPDLVTEITLQPVRRHKVDAAIFFSDIVVPLKAIGVDLDIKPGIGPVVAQPIRRREDLAQLRDLTPEDVSYVTEAIGMLTGELGSTPLIGFAGAPFTLASYLVEGGPSKNHEHTKALMYGDPQLWADLLDRLAEITSAFLKVQIEAGASAVQLFDSWVGALAPADYRRSVMPASAKVLESVASYGVPRIHFGVGTGELLGLMGEAGADVMGVDYRVPLDEAVRRVGPGKALQGNLDPAVLFSTTEAVEAKTDEVLAAAAGLEGHVFNLGHGVLPTTDPDALTRLVDYVHTKTQR; this is encoded by the coding sequence GTGAGCGCCAACACCCGCCCCACGGGCCAGCCGAGTCAGACGTACGATTCCGCCTTCCTGAAGGCGTGCCGGCGGGAGCCGGTGCCGCACACCCCGGTGTGGTTCATGCGGCAGGCGGGGCGCTCACTGCCGGAGTACCGCAAGCTGCGCGAGGGCACGCAGATGCTGGAGTCCTGCATGCGGCCCGACCTGGTCACCGAGATCACGCTGCAGCCGGTGCGCCGCCACAAGGTGGACGCGGCGATCTTCTTCTCCGACATCGTGGTCCCGCTGAAGGCCATCGGCGTCGACCTGGACATCAAGCCGGGCATCGGCCCGGTCGTCGCCCAGCCGATCCGCCGCCGCGAGGACCTCGCACAGCTGCGCGACCTCACTCCGGAGGACGTCTCGTACGTCACCGAGGCGATCGGCATGCTCACGGGTGAACTGGGCTCCACGCCGTTGATCGGATTCGCGGGCGCGCCTTTCACCCTCGCGAGCTACCTGGTCGAGGGCGGTCCCTCCAAGAACCACGAGCACACCAAGGCCCTCATGTACGGGGACCCCCAGCTGTGGGCCGACCTCCTGGACCGCCTCGCGGAGATCACCTCCGCCTTCCTGAAGGTCCAGATCGAGGCCGGCGCCTCCGCCGTCCAGCTCTTCGACTCCTGGGTCGGCGCCCTCGCCCCGGCGGACTACCGCCGCTCGGTGATGCCCGCGTCCGCGAAGGTCCTGGAGTCCGTCGCCTCCTACGGGGTCCCGCGGATCCACTTCGGCGTGGGCACGGGTGAGCTCCTCGGCCTGATGGGCGAGGCCGGCGCGGACGTCATGGGCGTCGACTACCGGGTCCCGCTGGACGAGGCCGTCCGCCGCGTCGGCCCCGGCAAGGCGCTGCAGGGCAACCTGGACCCGGCCGTGCTCTTCTCCACCACGGAGGCGGTCGAGGCCAAGACGGACGAGGTCCTCGCGGCCGCCGCCGGCCTGGAGGGCCACGTCTTCAACCTGGGCCACGGCGTCCTCCCGACGACCGACCCGGACGCCCTGACCCGCCTGGTGGACTACGTCCACACCAAGACGCAGCGCTAG
- a CDS encoding DUF4349 domain-containing protein encodes MRSFDRHRSAAALAALALAGALALTGCGASGQGSAGEKAAVAPAADNKAPEGAAAAPAPAGSAGAAGSAAGKNAAPPAVVRPNVIRTATLGIETADVQKTLASARTAADEAGGYVGNESTKRGEDGRMTSTLTLRVPGERYDAVLGAMEGSGKLLHRKVDAQDVTEKVADIGSRVSSQQASVARVREMMGKASALSEVVMLESELSRRQSDLESLLAQQTALKDQTSLGTITLEVSEPAAKPEAEKKEKKKEPTFLGALGGGWDVFTKVVRYLTVAVGAVLPFALTAVAGLLLFRLYRRWRPARPKPAPVPWRATVPAARTAPDAAPDTEAGVQD; translated from the coding sequence ATGCGCAGTTTCGACAGACACCGTTCCGCGGCGGCCCTGGCCGCCCTCGCGCTGGCCGGGGCGCTCGCGCTCACCGGCTGCGGCGCGAGCGGCCAGGGCTCGGCGGGCGAGAAGGCGGCGGTGGCGCCCGCCGCCGACAACAAGGCCCCGGAGGGCGCGGCGGCGGCTCCGGCGCCGGCCGGGTCCGCGGGCGCCGCGGGCTCCGCCGCCGGCAAGAACGCGGCTCCGCCGGCCGTGGTCCGCCCGAACGTCATCCGGACGGCGACGCTCGGCATCGAGACGGCGGACGTCCAGAAGACGCTCGCCTCGGCCCGCACGGCCGCGGACGAGGCGGGCGGCTACGTCGGCAACGAGTCCACCAAGCGCGGCGAGGACGGCCGGATGACCTCGACGCTGACCCTGCGGGTGCCGGGCGAGCGCTACGACGCCGTGCTCGGCGCCATGGAGGGCAGCGGGAAGCTCCTGCACCGCAAGGTCGACGCGCAGGACGTCACGGAGAAGGTCGCCGACATCGGCAGCCGCGTCTCCTCGCAGCAGGCCAGCGTGGCGCGGGTGCGGGAAATGATGGGCAAGGCCTCGGCGCTGAGCGAGGTGGTGATGCTGGAGAGCGAGCTGTCGCGCCGCCAGTCGGACCTGGAGTCGCTGCTGGCGCAGCAGACGGCGCTGAAGGACCAGACCTCGCTGGGCACGATCACGCTGGAGGTCTCGGAGCCGGCCGCGAAGCCGGAGGCCGAGAAGAAGGAGAAGAAGAAGGAGCCCACCTTCCTGGGGGCCCTGGGCGGCGGCTGGGACGTCTTCACCAAGGTCGTGCGCTACCTGACGGTGGCGGTGGGCGCGGTGCTGCCGTTCGCGCTGACGGCCGTGGCGGGGCTGCTGCTGTTCCGGCTGTACCGGCGGTGGCGTCCTGCGCGGCCGAAGCCGGCCCCGGTGCCGTGGCGGGCGACGGTACCGGCGGCCCGGACGGCTCCGGACGCCGCTCCGGACACCGAGGCCGGCGTACAGGACTGA
- a CDS encoding FAD-dependent oxidoreductase, whose protein sequence is MATERLVVVGGDAAGMSAASQARRLKGPAELEIVAFERGHFTSYSACGIPYWVGGQVAERDDLIARTPEEHRARDIDLRTRTEVVELDLAGSRVRARDLDSGSESWTGYDKLVLATGARPVRPRLPGIGAHGVHGIQTLDDGQRLMDTLGRTEGRRAVVVGAGYIGVEMAEALVARGYEVTVLHRGEQPMATLDPDMGGLVHSAMNRMGIRTVSRAEVTKILTDEEGRARAVATSAGEEYEADVVVLGIGVEPRTALARAAGLPLGPSGGILTDLSMRVRGHENIWSGGDCVEVLDLVAGRTRHIPLGTHANKHGQVIGSGVGGGYATFPGVVGTAVSKVCDLEIARTGLRERDALEAGLRFVTATITSTNTAGYYPGAAEMTVKMLAERRTGRLLGVQIVGGAGAAKRVDIAAVALTAGMTVDRMVSLDLGYAPPFSPVWDPILVAARKAVSAVRSAGV, encoded by the coding sequence ATGGCGACGGAACGACTGGTGGTGGTGGGCGGTGACGCGGCGGGGATGTCCGCGGCGTCACAGGCCCGCAGGCTCAAGGGCCCGGCGGAACTGGAGATCGTGGCCTTCGAGCGCGGGCACTTCACCTCCTACTCGGCGTGCGGGATCCCGTACTGGGTCGGCGGTCAGGTCGCCGAGCGCGACGACCTGATCGCCCGTACGCCCGAGGAGCACCGGGCCCGGGACATCGATCTGCGCACGCGCACGGAGGTCGTGGAGCTCGACCTCGCCGGGTCCCGGGTCCGCGCCCGCGATCTGGACAGCGGATCCGAATCCTGGACGGGCTACGACAAGCTGGTCCTGGCGACGGGCGCCCGCCCCGTCCGCCCCCGGCTCCCCGGCATCGGCGCGCACGGGGTCCACGGCATCCAGACCCTGGACGACGGCCAGCGCCTGATGGACACCCTGGGGCGCACCGAGGGCCGCCGGGCCGTGGTGGTCGGCGCCGGCTACATCGGTGTGGAGATGGCGGAGGCCCTGGTGGCGCGGGGGTACGAGGTCACCGTCCTGCACCGGGGCGAGCAGCCGATGGCCACGCTGGACCCGGACATGGGCGGCCTGGTGCACAGCGCGATGAACCGGATGGGGATCCGTACGGTCTCCCGCGCCGAGGTGACGAAGATCCTCACCGACGAGGAGGGCCGGGCCCGTGCGGTGGCCACGTCGGCGGGCGAGGAGTACGAGGCGGACGTGGTCGTGCTCGGCATCGGCGTGGAGCCCCGCACCGCGCTCGCCCGCGCGGCCGGCCTCCCGCTCGGTCCTTCGGGCGGCATCCTCACCGACCTCTCGATGCGGGTCCGCGGCCACGAGAACATCTGGTCGGGCGGCGACTGCGTGGAGGTCCTGGACCTGGTCGCGGGCCGCACCCGGCACATCCCGCTGGGCACGCACGCCAACAAGCACGGCCAGGTCATCGGCTCGGGCGTGGGCGGCGGCTACGCGACCTTCCCCGGGGTGGTCGGGACGGCGGTCAGCAAGGTCTGCGACCTGGAGATCGCCCGTACGGGGCTGCGCGAGCGGGACGCGCTGGAGGCGGGCCTGCGGTTCGTGACGGCCACCATCACCTCCACCAACACCGCGGGCTACTACCCGGGCGCGGCGGAGATGACGGTGAAGATGCTGGCGGAGCGCCGTACGGGCCGCCTCCTCGGCGTCCAGATCGTCGGCGGCGCGGGGGCGGCGAAGCGGGTGGACATCGCGGCGGTCGCCCTCACGGCGGGTATGACGGTGGACCGGATGGTGTCCCTGGACCTGGGCTACGCCCCGCCCTTCTCCCCGGTCTGGGACCCGATCCTGGTGGCGGCCCGCAAGGCGGTCTCGGCGGTCCGCTCGGCGGGGGTGTAG
- the hemG gene encoding protoporphyrinogen oxidase — translation MRTDRPGGSPRPAGSPGHAVVIGGGIAGLAAAHRLLAEGVRVTLLEAGPRLGGKLYAGELAGARVDLGAESMLARRPEAVALAEAVGLGASVQSPATATAHLWTRGALRPMPRGHVMGVPGDLGPLAASGVLSAEGLARIEAERTLPPTEIGDDVAVGAYVAARLGREVVDRLVEPLLGGVYAGDAYRISMRAAVPQLFEAARTHALLGDGVRALQRRAESAPQPAGPVFAGIDGGIGRLPVAVAEACRAAGARLVTDAPVREVVRTAGGWRVVAGAEVVEADAVILATPAGAAARLLDGLAPAAAAELRGVEYASMALITMAFRRSELPTAVSGGGASGFLVPPVDGRTIKASTFSSNKWAWAGTDPDLFLLRTSVGRYADESDLQREDGELVDVSLADLGEAVGLAARPVASTVTRWDGGLPQYPVGHLDRVARIRTAVAALPGLAVCGAVYDGVGIPACIASAGKAADAVIAALGARTAPLAPTTDQRTGQ, via the coding sequence ATGCGTACGGATCGGCCGGGCGGCTCCCCCCGGCCCGCCGGCTCCCCGGGCCACGCCGTCGTCATCGGCGGCGGTATCGCGGGCCTCGCGGCAGCCCACCGGCTGCTCGCCGAAGGCGTCCGCGTCACCCTGCTGGAGGCCGGACCGCGGCTCGGCGGCAAGCTGTACGCCGGTGAGCTCGCCGGGGCCCGCGTCGACCTCGGCGCCGAATCCATGCTCGCCCGCCGCCCCGAAGCCGTGGCCCTCGCCGAGGCCGTCGGCCTCGGCGCGTCCGTGCAGTCGCCCGCCACCGCCACCGCCCACCTGTGGACCCGCGGCGCGCTGCGCCCGATGCCGCGCGGCCACGTCATGGGCGTCCCCGGCGACCTGGGACCGCTCGCCGCCTCCGGGGTGCTCTCCGCCGAGGGACTGGCCCGCATCGAGGCCGAGCGGACGCTGCCGCCCACCGAGATCGGCGACGACGTCGCCGTCGGCGCGTACGTCGCGGCCCGCCTCGGCCGCGAGGTCGTCGACCGGCTGGTGGAACCGCTGCTCGGCGGGGTCTACGCGGGCGACGCCTACCGCATCTCCATGCGGGCCGCCGTCCCCCAGCTCTTCGAGGCCGCCCGCACGCACGCCCTCCTGGGCGACGGCGTACGCGCACTGCAGCGCCGGGCGGAGTCCGCGCCCCAGCCGGCCGGTCCCGTCTTCGCCGGCATCGACGGCGGCATCGGACGGCTCCCGGTCGCCGTGGCCGAGGCCTGCCGCGCCGCGGGGGCCCGGCTCGTCACCGACGCCCCCGTCCGCGAGGTCGTCCGTACGGCCGGGGGCTGGCGGGTGGTGGCCGGCGCCGAGGTCGTCGAGGCCGACGCCGTGATCCTGGCCACCCCGGCCGGGGCCGCCGCACGGCTGCTGGACGGGCTCGCCCCGGCCGCCGCGGCCGAGCTCCGCGGGGTCGAGTACGCCTCGATGGCCCTGATCACGATGGCCTTCCGCCGCTCCGAGCTGCCGACGGCCGTCTCCGGCGGCGGCGCCAGCGGATTCCTCGTACCGCCCGTCGACGGCCGGACCATCAAGGCCTCCACCTTCTCCAGCAACAAGTGGGCCTGGGCCGGGACGGATCCCGACCTCTTCCTGCTGCGCACCTCCGTCGGCCGCTACGCCGACGAGAGCGACCTGCAGCGCGAGGACGGCGAGCTCGTCGACGTCTCCCTCGCCGACCTCGGCGAGGCCGTGGGCCTCGCGGCCCGGCCGGTCGCCTCCACCGTCACCCGGTGGGACGGCGGACTGCCCCAGTACCCGGTGGGCCACCTCGACCGGGTCGCCCGGATCCGCACCGCCGTCGCGGCCCTGCCGGGCCTCGCGGTGTGCGGCGCGGTCTACGACGGAGTGGGCATTCCGGCCTGCATCGCGAGCGCCGGCAAGGCCGCCGACGCGGTGATCGCCGCGCTCGGTGCGCGTACGGCACCCCTGGCACCGACCACTGATCAGCGCACGGGACAATAG